The sequence TAAATTCAGAGGGATGTATTAATTTATCAAAAAAGCCGTAGTCTTACACACATCAAAACGTTTCTATTGCTTCATTTTTCTCCACTCTAGACAAAGCATCCACAGACTTATTTTATCTAAAAAAGCAAAAAGGTATGATTCACTATGTCTATAGGAATCACACCCTTCATCTAATCTACTCTTTAACTATTTTCACCTCGGGAAATTTAAAGAGACTCTAAAATGGCATCCCAAGATGTATCCAAACCTGTCCGATCAACTGATGAAAAGATGATAAAAGCATCATTGGAATCAAAATCAAGTTTCTTTTTTATAGCAAATTCCTGTTTATTCCATTTGCCGCGAGGAACCTTGTCAGCCTTTGTCGCAACTAAAATAACAGGAATTTCATAGTATTTTAAAAAATCATACATCTGTACATCATCTGAACTGGGATCATGACGAAAATCAACCAGACTCACGACTGCTCGTAAATTGTCACGACTAGTTAAATACTCTTCAATCATTTTGCCCCACTTGGCGCGCTCCTTTTTTGAAACCTTGGCATATCCATAACCGGGCACATCCACAAAGCGAAGCTTATCGTCGATATTATAAAAATTCAACAATTGTGTCTTTCCGGGCTTACTAGACGTACGAGCCAGATTTTTTCGGCCTAACAGCGTATTGATAAAAGTGGATTTACCAACATTAGAGCGGCCAGCTAGGGCAATTTCAGGTAAGTCATCTTGAGGGTAATGCGATTTATTGACCGCACTAAGAAGAATAGAGGCATTGTGGGTATTTAAAAATTCACTCATCACATCTCCTTAGGAAGCTGTCTCAAGAATAGGTTTGTCTGTTCCTTCCACCGCTTTCTTAGTAATGCGAACGCAAGTGACATCCTCTTGACTCGGAATTTCAAACATCAGATCCAGCATTGTTTCTTCAATAATAGAGCGAAGACCGCGTGCTCCCGTCTTACGTTCAATCGCTTTTTGAGCAATCGCTTGAAGTGCTTCTTGATCAAATTCAAGCTCAACACCATCGTATGATAGAAGTGTCTTATACTGCTTGACCAAAGCATTTTTAGGTTCTGTCAAAATCTTAACCAAATCATCAACCGTTAATTGCTCAAGAGCAGCTAAAACTGGCAAACGGCCAATAAACTCTGGAATAAGACCAAATTTTTGAATGTCTTCTGAAATAATTTCTTGCATATAAGACGATTTATCATCAACCTTCTTATTATTTTGACCGAAACCAATAATTTTCTCACCTAAACGCTGTTTAACGATATCTTCAATACCATCAAAAGCACCGCCGACAATGAAGAGAATGTTTTTCGTATCAATCTGGATCATTTCCTGTTGCGGATGTTTCCGACCACCTTGTGGTGGCACACTAGCTACTGTTCCTTCAATAATCTTAAGCAGAGCTTGCTGGACACCTTCACCGGAAACATCACGTGTGATGGAAACATTTTCTCCCTTTTTAGCAATCTTATCAATTTCATCAACATAAATAATGCCACGCTCCGCACGTTCAACATTATAATCAGCTGCCTGAATCAATTTAAGCAAGATGTTTTCAACATCTTCACCTACATAACCTGCTTCAGTCAAGGCTGTTGCATCAGCAATAGCAAAGGGCACATTGAGACTCTTAGCCAAAGTCTGCGCTAAGAAAGTTTTCCCAGAACCTGTTGGTCCAATCATAAGAATATTTGATTTTTGCAAGTCAACATCTTGATCGTCTTGGCTCTCAGTAAAACTGATACGCTTATAATGATTATAGACAGCAACTGCTAAAGCACGTTTGGCACGGTCCTGACCGACAACATAACTGTCTAGTATTGCCAACAGCTCTTTTGGTTTTGGAACTTCTGAAAGATCAGCCAATATCTCTTCTGCTAGTTCTTCACGGATAATTTCTTGTGATAATTCGACACATTCATTGCAAATAAAAACGCCATTACCTGCAATAATTTTTTAACTTCATCTTGATTTTTGCCACAGAATGAGCAATGCACTGTGACATCATTGGTTCTATTTCCAGCCATTTTTTCCTCTAACTTCTAATTTTCTTAAAACAGGGTTCCATAAAAAGCATGAATGGTATTTACAATATTAGTCAGAGCATTTAACAAGAAAAACACTCCTAAACCGTAACGATTTTTCTTAAATGCAGGAACAGCACATAAAATACAAATCACAAATAAAAAAGCAGTAAATACACCAAAAATACTTCTTTGCATATCTTAAGTCAATCTCCTCATTCCTTTTTCTCAAGTACAGTAACAGTAAAGTCATGACTGTTATTTTCATCTTTTTCAAAAAAAGCTTGAGAAATTTCCTGAAAACCGGAAAAATCTCTTAGAGGAAAATAAGTATCTCCTTCAAACTGTCCATGAACTGATGTTTTTATTATTTTATCATAATAACTTTCAAAAGCTTTATAAATAGATGCACCACCAACAATAAATAAACTTTTGTCTTGCTGCCTGTACCAAGAAAGAGCTTCTGAGACACTATGGACAATGCTTACACCTTCTGCTTTAAACTGTGGATCATGAGTTAAAATCAAGGTGTCACGTCCAGGTAACACACGGCGGTTCATGCCATCAAAAGTAACGCGTCCCATCAATAGAGCCTGCCCCATGGTCATTTCCTTAAAATGGTTTAACTCTTTGGGTAAATGCCAAGGAAGACTGCCTTTAACTCCAATTAAGTGCCTGTCATCTTCTGCCCAAATGGCAACAATTCTCTTTTCTCGCTTATTGTTCATACTTTTTATTTTATCAAATTTCTAAAAAAATGCATTGAAAAAACTCAAATGCATTTTTGTCTATTGTATTTAAACTCTTTATTTAAGCTAACTGTTCTTGAGTTATTTTAAGATCACGTTCCCATTTTACCCAACCAACAATACTATTAATCATATAAATAATATACATGAGCATAACATGCGGTTCTGCACCCCACCAAAGAAAAATGCTGAGAACATTGGTCGCAATCCAAAAGAGCCATTGTTCACTGTACATGCCTGTTTGCAGAAACTGACCGCTCCAATTGGTACCATCTGTTGAACTATCCCAAAAAGGGCGATGCGAACCGATTGATTGATAAATAAAGCCAAAAACCAACCAGACAATAATTGTAATTCCAAGTGATTTCAACCAGCCTAGGGGTGTCAGTTTTCGTGATTTAACATCCTTTACTTCAACTTTCTTTTCCTGTCCTTCACGATGTCCAATCAGCCAATAATAAGCACCAACAAATTGCATGATAGTGAAAAACAAGGTTGTTAAAACTTCACCATAATACATATTTTCAAAACTGAGATAAAGATAGAGCATTTCATGAATAAAACCGATGAAATAATTACTGATACGCCCCTCAGCAACAAAGATAACACACAGAATTCCTGTAAGTGCTGCCGCAAAACCAGCAATATGTCTTGTTCCAGCGATAAATTCTAAAACCAGTGTTGGAAAACTAAGAGCTAAAAGGTATAGCCACTGCGACAGACTCCTATTTTTAACCAAATCCTCCCATAGCGCTTGTAATATCCCCCAAAAGCCTAACTTTTTCCCTTCTTGCCACAACCATTTAAAATTATCCCAGATATTACTTGCTTTTCTAGACACCGTTTTGAGCCACCTTGTCATTAATGTTTAAAATCATTATACAACGTTTTTTACATGTGTCAAGACATATATTTATTCTTAAATAGCTAAATCAAATTTTAATTGTGGTTTAACCGGTTTATAATCCAATAATTCAAAATCTTCAGGTTTAATATCAAAGAAATTAGTTTTATCTGGGACATTCAATACCAAATGCGGTTGACAAACTATTGGCTCTCTCCGCAATAATTCCTCTGCTTGTTCAAATTGATTATCATAAATGTGGAGATTATTGACAAAATAGAAGAACTTACCAACCTTCCAACCAAAGTGTTTGGCGATCATCATCTGCAAAGCGACATATTGCATGGCGTTGATATGGTGAGCAACCAGCATATCGTTAGAGCGCTGTGTTAAGGTAGCATCTAAATAAATTTCGCCATTTACACGACGAACATCGAACATGGTTTGAAAAGCACAAGGTAGGAGACCTTCTGTTTTTTCAAAGGCTTCATAATCCCAAAGAGAGATGACATTGCGTCGATTCCAAGGATTTTCTTCCAATTGTTTGAGAATTTTATTCATAATATCATGTTTCTTAACAATAGCACCATAACGTTCTCCGATGGTTCCTGTCTGTTTGACTTCCCAATCATTCCAATACTTAACACCGTACTTATCGTTTAAGATGGCTAATTCGTTGGTCTGATCCTGATAGATCCAGAATACTTCCTTGATAGCTGACTTGATAGCAATCGGACGAAGGGTTGTGATAGGAAATTCTCCTTTTGCAAGGTCATATTCTGCAAAAGCGCCTGTAATGTATTTAGAATTGGCTGTCTTGCCATTTTTATATTTAGGACGGGCCTGTTCGCTCCAGACACCATCGGTTAAGATTTTTTTTATATTTTTTTTGAAAATAAAATCTGCCTTAGACATTGCTTCTCCTTCTATGATTCTAAGAAAATGATTTAAACTTCTTTTAGATATTATAGCAGAAAAAATAGGTTTCGTCTGATCTGACAGATTCTCTCAAAAGCTGAATCTTTAAAAGTTTATTCATTACCTTTAGTTTAAATTGTGATAAAATAACTATGACATTTTACAAAAAAGAAACCAGATAAAAAGAAAAGAAGGATTGACTTATGAGAATTGGGATTGATAAAATTGGTTTTACAAGCAGCCAATATGTCCTGAATATGAAAGATTTAGCTGAAGCCCGTGGCGAAGATCCCCAAAAATTCAGCAAAGGACTTTTGCTGGATGCTCTTAGCATCGCTCCCATTACCGACGACATTGTCACCCTAGCAGCCGGATCAGCCAATGAAATTCTGACTGCAGAGGATAAAGAAAAAATTGATATGGTCATTTTGGCTACCGAATCCAGCGTTGATCAAAGTAAGGCTGGAGCTGTTTATGTGCATTCCTTGTTAGGTATTCAGCCTTTTGCACGCAGCTTTGAGATGAAAGAGGCATGCTACAGTGCTACTGCAGCTCTCAACTATGCTAAACTGCATGTAGAAAAACATCCTGACACGCGTGTGCTTGTTCTTGCTAGCGATATTGCCAAATACGGGATTGGAACTCCCGGAGAATCCACTCAAGGAGCCGGCAGCATTGCCATGCTGGTCAAAAAAGATCCCCGTATTCTTATTCTTCATGATGAGACCTTAGCTCAGACACGTGATATTATGGATTTTTGGCGGCCAAATTATGCGACAACCCCTTATGTTAATGGCATGTATTCTACCAAACAATATTTGGACATGCTAAAAACGACTTGGGCAGAATACCAAAAACGTTTTGATACTTCTATAGCTGATTTTGCGGCTTTTTGCTTCCACCTTCCTTTTCCTAAACTAGCCCTTAAAGGCTTCAATAAAATCATGGATAAGCATCTACCATCTGATTTGCAGGAAAAACTTAAGGTGAATTTTGAAGCTTCCATTCTTTATAGTAAGCAAATCGGAAATATCTATACAGGTTCACTCTTTTTGGGACTCCTTTCTCTTTTGGAAAATAGTCAAAATCTTGTGGCTGGTGATAAGATTGCTCTTTTTAGCTATGGTAGCGGGGCTGTTGCTGAAATTTTTACAGGAGTACTGGCTGAAGGTTTCAAAGAACAGCTACAGACTAATCGTCTTGACAAACTCAAAAGACGGATTCCCCTATCTGTTGAGGATTATGAGAAAATCTTTTTTGAAAAGGCTCAACTTGATGACAAAGGAAATGCTTCTTTTAAAGAATATCAGACAGGACCTTTTGCCTTAAAAAAGATCCTTGAACATCAAAGAATCTATGGTAAAGTCAATGAATCCTAAAAAAATGAACTGGTCAGGTTTTTCTAAAAAACATTGCAAGAACGCCTGAAACATTTAGAAAAAAATCAGCTGCTAAGCACAGAAGAGTTGAAAAAACTCTGTCAAAATCAACAATTACCTTTAGAGACTGCCAATCAAATGGTCGAAAATGTCTTAGGAACCTTTTCGCTGCCTTTCGCCCTAGCACCAGATTTCCTTATTGATGGGAAGGAATATCAGGTTCCTTTTGTAACTGAAGAGCCTTCTGTTGTTGCAGCAGCTAGTTTTGCAGCTAAAATTATCAAACGTTCTGGTGGTTTTTCTACTAAAATTCATAATCGTCAAATGCTTGGCCAAGTGGCTCTTTATGATGTGGCTGATTTTGATAAAGCACACAAAAATATCTTGGACAAGAAGGCCTTACTCCTATCTTTAGCCAATGCAGCACACCCTTCCATTGTTAAACGAGGGGGTGGTGCTTGTGATTTGTTTGTAGAAAGGAAAGATGACTTTTCTTATTGTTTACCTTCGTGTTGATACTCAGGAGGCTATGGGAGCAAATATGGTCAATACCATGATGGAAGCCTTAGTTTCTCCTTTAGAAGAGCTATCTGATGGACAAAGTCTTATGGCTATTCTTTCTAACTACGCAACAGAAGCCCTAGTGACTAGTCAATGTCAGGTTAATCTTCGTTTCCTCAGTCGTGATAAGGCAGAAGCCAAAAAAATAGCTCGAAAAATGGACTTAGCCAGTCAACTGGCTCAAGTTGATGTTTATCGAGCCAGCACCCACAATAAGGGTATTTTTAACGGTATCGATGCTCTTGTACTAGCTACAGGTAACGATTGGCGTGCTATTGAGGCTGGTGGACATGCTTATGCTAGTAGAGGTGGACATTATCGTGGTCTGTCTACTTGGTCATATGATGACAAAAATGAGATATTAAAGGGCAAGATAACCCTACCTATACCCATTGCTACTAAGGGAGGATCTATTGGGTTAAATCCAACGGTTCAATGCGCCTATGATTTGCTTGGAAATCCGACTGCTAAAGAATTAGCTGCTATCATTGCTGCTGTAGGTCTGGCTCAAAATTTTGCTGCCCTTAAGGCCTTGACCAGCACAGGCATCCAAGCTGGACATATGAAACTTCAGGCAAAGTCCTTGGCCTTGCTTGCAGGCGCTAAGGAAAAAGAAGTATCAGCTCTTGTTTCTCAGCTTCTTAAAGCTAAGCATATAAATTTGGAAACTGCGCAAGCTCTTTTAAAAAATTTAAGATAAATTTAAAAACATTATATTATAATCCTTTAAAAAATATCATTGCAAAGATGATATTTTTTCTATTCCCCACTTTTTTCTTGACAATGATTTTCGATAAAGATATAATCTAGTTATGAAGACTAGATGTTAAGGAGATAAGAATTTGGAAAGCATACTTTATCCAAAATGGGATGATTTACCTGAACTTGATTTATATTTAGACCAAGTCCTGCTCTATGTTAATCAGACCACAGACGCTGCTTCTTCTACTAAAGACAAAGGACTAACAGCTTCTATGATTAACAATTATGTTAAACATGGTCATATTGAAAAGCCAATCAAGAAAAAATATAATCGAAAACAGGTCGCTCGTTTGATTGTTATTACTGCTCTCAAAAATGTTTTTTCCATACAAGAAATCAGTCAAACTTTGACAGCTTTAACAGCACATGAAGCTTCTCAAAAACTGTACAATGATTTTGTCACCTGTATGAACACCGATGAAAAACAGGACATTGCCCCTGTAGTGGTATCGGCTTGCCAAACTCTAAAACTTTATCAGCAAACACATCAGCTTGTCTTAGAACTAGAAAGAAGTGATATCAATGAGTCCAACACAAACTCTGAAACTAAGTAAACAATTGAGTTTTGGCGAAGAGGTCGCTAACAGTGTGACACATGCTGTTGGTGCAGCTATTATGCTTGTCCTGCTGCCTATTTCCGCCATTTACAGTTATCAACATTACGGAATAGCCGCTGCGATCGGAATGTCCATTTTTGTCATCAGTCTCTTTTTGATGTTTCTGTCATCAACTGTTTATCATGCTATGACTTACGATTCACCACAAAAATATGTTCTTCGTATTATTGACCATAGTATGATTTATATTGCTATTGCAGGAAGTTATACACCAGTTGCACTTTCACTAGTCGGAGGTTGGTTAGGCTACTTTATTATTGTTCTTCAGTGGGGAACTACTATTTTTGGTATTTTATATAAGATTTTTGCTAAGAAGATTAATGATAAATTCAGCCTTTTTCTTTATTTATTGATGGGATGGCTGGTTATCTTTATTATTCCAGCTATTGTCAGCAAGACTGGTCTAGCTTTTTGGTTTTTAATGTTAGGTGGCGGCTTATCTTATACTGTTGGAGCCTTCTTCTACGCTAAAAAGAGGCCTTATTTTCACATGATTTGGCATCTCTTTATTTTACTGGCTTCTGCTTTGCAATATATCGCTATTGTCTACTATATGCTATAAAATTAAAACTCCGCTTCAAAAACGGAGTTTTCTTATTATTTAATTTTGATAACCACCTTAATGACACCTTTAAAACAAGCCATTATTGTCTCTGTCCTTCTCTTAAGCGCCCGTATAAAAGATAGTCAACATTTCGAAGATCTGCAATCGTTTGACAGTTAAGGGTGCACATGATCAGGCGCAAATCTTCTTTCCAACCATTTACAATAGCAATGACTTCATGAACAGAATGCTGCTCAACTAATTCTAACATCGTTCGAGATAAACCGACCGCTTTGGCTCCAAGGACCAAAGCTTTTATCATGTCCAGCGGATGACGAACCCCACCGCTAGCTAAGATTTCTACCTTATCCATAAACGGCTGAGCATTCAATAGAACTTGCGCTGTGGTTTGTCCCCATTGATTAAGATAAGAACGATTTCCGCCACGTCTATTTTCGATATAAGCAAAACTGGTACCGCCTCGGCCAGAAATATCGACAGTTTTAAACCCTAGGTCAATAGCGGTTTGGATTGTTTTAACGTCCATACCAAAACCAACTTCTTTTAAAATAAGGGGAAGTTGCAACTTCTTCGCATAGTCAGATAAATGTTTCTTCCAAGATCTAAATTCGCGTTCCCCCTCTGGCATAAGGAGCTCCTGCATAAGATTAATATGAACCTGAAGAAATAAAGGCTGTAAATCCCTAACTGCCTGTAAGCCAGCCTGATAAGGTTTGTCAAGGCCGATATTGGTTGCTAATAATAAATGAGGCCTGTCTTTTTTTACCTGATAAGAAGTATCGTCTGGATTTTGAAGAGCTGCGCTGTAAGAACCTGTTACAAAAAGAAGACCACAGGTGTCTGCTACCTGAGCTAATTTTTCATTAACTTCTTTCCCTTTTTGGCTTCCGCCTGTCATAGCGTTGATATAAAAAGGAAAATCAAAATCCTGACCAGCAAAATGTGTAGACAAATCAATCTCGGCTAAATCATAATCTGGTAAAGAATGATGAATGAGTTCTATGTCATCGAAACTATTATATGGCGAATGATAGTCTAAGGCATATTTTATATGGTCATCTTTTCTATTTGTCATCGATTTTTCCTATAATTTTTCTTGATAAAGCAATTCAATACCAGCTTTTTGCCAGCGTTCCACTAAAAGGTGACTGTCCCTGTCTTTAAAAGAAAGAGCAATTCCACAATCACCGCCACCAGAACCACTGCTCTTAGCAATAACATCCAGACCCTTCTCAGCTGCTTTTAATTGCCGTAAACGTTCGGTATAGATAGCTGGATTGAGATTTTCTAAGAGCTGGCTGCTAGTTGCTAAACTTTCTTTTATCACATCTTTTTGACCATTTAGCAAGCCTTGGGAAAGTTTTTCGACATTTTCCTGACTGACTTTTAAAAAGGATGGGGTGATTGAAGATTTAACAAGGTTAACCATCTCCTTTGAGATAGAGGGCTGTTTGGTCCAGCCAACGAGAAAATCACAAGCGATTTTAGGATATAAGACCGAAATGCGATAACCCCAATCTCTCTCTAAAACAGTTCTTAAGTCATCAGATACTATCCAAGTTCTGACTAATTGGCGGTCAAAAGCTGTAAAATAAACCAAATTATCATAGGTGATGCAAGCCAAATCTCCCATAGAACCATTATCACCACGCTTAATTAAAGTATAGGCAGCCAGCTTAAAGATAGTATCTGTTGATAGGTCTAACTGATAAAAACGAGAAAGAGCTTTTAGCGTTAGAACGGTGACACTGCCACTAGAACCAATCCCGAATTTTTTCCCATCGCGTCCCAATTCTCCATTAATTTCTAAGGAAAAAGGGAATAAATCAGCAACTTCTTTTCCCAAAAAATTTGCCAAAACCGTAATTGTTTCTTGGATCAGGCTATAATTGGAGTCAACCGCCATACCAACACGATAAGCAAACATATCAGACCAAATCGAAATTGCTTTGGCAGATTTGATAGTAGCTGTCATATAAATGGGAATGTTTTTAATAATAGCCGACTGACCGGGAGTTAAGACAGCATACTCACCAGCAATATAGAGTTTACCGCCTGTTTTTACTTGAATGATATCTACCATATTAGAGTTCCTTCGTTTTAGAAACAATAATCTGATAATCTTGTGCAAAAAGATTAGATAAATGCTCTAAATCTTCCTCAAGGCACAAAACTTTGACATTAGGACCTGCATCCATGGTAAAATAACACCTTTCACCCTGCTGTCGCAGTTCTTTTACTCTTTCCATAGCTTGGTAGGAAGTTTTAGTTAAATAAGAAAAAGGAGGATTAGCAGTTCTTGTTGTTGCATGCATGGCTAAAGCATTAGCTTCTGTTAATTCGCCGACTTTTTCAAAGTCAGCAGCTTTTAAATAGTCCAACATAGCCA comes from Streptococcus troglodytae and encodes:
- the pnuC gene encoding nicotinamide riboside transporter PnuC, with amino-acid sequence MSRKASNIWDNFKWLWQEGKKLGFWGILQALWEDLVKNRSLSQWLYLLALSFPTLVLEFIAGTRHIAGFAAALTGILCVIFVAEGRISNYFIGFIHEMLYLYLSFENMYYGEVLTTLFFTIMQFVGAYYWLIGHREGQEKKVEVKDVKSRKLTPLGWLKSLGITIIVWLVFGFIYQSIGSHRPFWDSSTDGTNWSGQFLQTGMYSEQWLFWIATNVLSIFLWWGAEPHVMLMYIIYMINSIVGWVKWERDLKITQEQLA
- a CDS encoding hydroxymethylglutaryl-CoA synthase; this translates as MRIGIDKIGFTSSQYVLNMKDLAEARGEDPQKFSKGLLLDALSIAPITDDIVTLAAGSANEILTAEDKEKIDMVILATESSVDQSKAGAVYVHSLLGIQPFARSFEMKEACYSATAALNYAKLHVEKHPDTRVLVLASDIAKYGIGTPGESTQGAGSIAMLVKKDPRILILHDETLAQTRDIMDFWRPNYATTPYVNGMYSTKQYLDMLKTTWAEYQKRFDTSIADFAAFCFHLPFPKLALKGFNKIMDKHLPSDLQEKLKVNFEASILYSKQIGNIYTGSLFLGLLSLLENSQNLVAGDKIALFSYGSGAVAEIFTGVLAEGFKEQLQTNRLDKLKRRIPLSVEDYEKIFFEKAQLDDKGNASFKEYQTGPFALKKILEHQRIYGKVNES
- the yihA gene encoding ribosome biogenesis GTP-binding protein YihA/YsxC, whose amino-acid sequence is MSEFLNTHNASILLSAVNKSHYPQDDLPEIALAGRSNVGKSTFINTLLGRKNLARTSSKPGKTQLLNFYNIDDKLRFVDVPGYGYAKVSKKERAKWGKMIEEYLTSRDNLRAVVSLVDFRHDPSSDDVQMYDFLKYYEIPVILVATKADKVPRGKWNKQEFAIKKKLDFDSNDAFIIFSSVDRTGLDTSWDAILESL
- the fni gene encoding type 2 isopentenyl-diphosphate Delta-isomerase; protein product: MTNRKDDHIKYALDYHSPYNSFDDIELIHHSLPDYDLAEIDLSTHFAGQDFDFPFYINAMTGGSQKGKEVNEKLAQVADTCGLLFVTGSYSAALQNPDDTSYQVKKDRPHLLLATNIGLDKPYQAGLQAVRDLQPLFLQVHINLMQELLMPEGEREFRSWKKHLSDYAKKLQLPLILKEVGFGMDVKTIQTAIDLGFKTVDISGRGGTSFAYIENRRGGNRSYLNQWGQTTAQVLLNAQPFMDKVEILASGGVRHPLDMIKALVLGAKAVGLSRTMLELVEQHSVHEVIAIVNGWKEDLRLIMCTLNCQTIADLRNVDYLLYGRLREGQRQ
- a CDS encoding DUF1836 domain-containing protein; translation: MESILYPKWDDLPELDLYLDQVLLYVNQTTDAASSTKDKGLTASMINNYVKHGHIEKPIKKKYNRKQVARLIVITALKNVFSIQEISQTLTALTAHEASQKLYNDFVTCMNTDEKQDIAPVVVSACQTLKLYQQTHQLVLELERSDINESNTNSETK
- a CDS encoding thymidylate synthase — protein: MSKADFIFKKNIKKILTDGVWSEQARPKYKNGKTANSKYITGAFAEYDLAKGEFPITTLRPIAIKSAIKEVFWIYQDQTNELAILNDKYGVKYWNDWEVKQTGTIGERYGAIVKKHDIMNKILKQLEENPWNRRNVISLWDYEAFEKTEGLLPCAFQTMFDVRRVNGEIYLDATLTQRSNDMLVAHHINAMQYVALQMMIAKHFGWKVGKFFYFVNNLHIYDNQFEQAEELLRREPIVCQPHLVLNVPDKTNFFDIKPEDFELLDYKPVKPQLKFDLAI
- the trhA gene encoding PAQR family membrane homeostasis protein TrhA — translated: MSPTQTLKLSKQLSFGEEVANSVTHAVGAAIMLVLLPISAIYSYQHYGIAAAIGMSIFVISLFLMFLSSTVYHAMTYDSPQKYVLRIIDHSMIYIAIAGSYTPVALSLVGGWLGYFIIVLQWGTTIFGILYKIFAKKINDKFSLFLYLLMGWLVIFIIPAIVSKTGLAFWFLMLGGGLSYTVGAFFYAKKRPYFHMIWHLFILLASALQYIAIVYYML
- a CDS encoding phosphomevalonate kinase, with product MVDIIQVKTGGKLYIAGEYAVLTPGQSAIIKNIPIYMTATIKSAKAISIWSDMFAYRVGMAVDSNYSLIQETITVLANFLGKEVADLFPFSLEINGELGRDGKKFGIGSSGSVTVLTLKALSRFYQLDLSTDTIFKLAAYTLIKRGDNGSMGDLACITYDNLVYFTAFDRQLVRTWIVSDDLRTVLERDWGYRISVLYPKIACDFLVGWTKQPSISKEMVNLVKSSITPSFLKVSQENVEKLSQGLLNGQKDVIKESLATSSQLLENLNPAIYTERLRQLKAAEKGLDVIAKSSGSGGGDCGIALSFKDRDSHLLVERWQKAGIELLYQEKL
- a CDS encoding dihydrofolate reductase, which gives rise to MNNKREKRIVAIWAEDDRHLIGVKGSLPWHLPKELNHFKEMTMGQALLMGRVTFDGMNRRVLPGRDTLILTHDPQFKAEGVSIVHSVSEALSWYRQQDKSLFIVGGASIYKAFESYYDKIIKTSVHGQFEGDTYFPLRDFSGFQEISQAFFEKDENNSHDFTVTVLEKKE